A genome region from Sardina pilchardus chromosome 22, fSarPil1.1, whole genome shotgun sequence includes the following:
- the LOC134070205 gene encoding matrix metalloproteinase-9-like — MVCYHEQLQYDQDKKWGECIGMTCKLNLTSLEPRNAVLLGPAVDETCSPKHIYLTNHTSPGIPTLNGNAGGAVCVFPFLYKDEQYSKCTTTEHNRPWCATTSNHDRDKKWGDCTDVPTINGNSRGAACVFPFMYRGKLYWECTTVHHGKPWCSTTSSFDQNGMWGECMSAALNRPCGSQFFYCFNKK; from the exons ATGGTGTGCTACCACGAGCAACTACAGTACGACCAGGATAAGAAATGGGGAGAATGTATAG GGATGACTTGCAAGCTCAACCTGACCTCCCTAGAACCTCGAAACGCAGTCCTTCTAGGCCCTG CTGTTGATGAGACTTGTTCGCCCAAACATATCTATCTCACAAACCATACAAGCCCAG GCATTCCCACACTTAATGGAAATGCCGGAGGTGCAGTTTGTGTCTTCCCCTTCCTGTACAAGGACGAACAGTACTCCAAGTGTACCACCACAGAACACAACAGGCCATGGTGTGCTACCACGAGCAACCACGACCGGGATAAGAAATGGGGAGACTGTACAG ACGTGCCCACCATTAATGGAAATTCTAGAGGAGCGGCTTGTGTCTTTCCTTTCATGTACCGGGGCAAGCTCTACTGGGAATGTACTACCGTCCACCATGGCAAGCCATGGTGTTCAACCACAAGCAGCTTTGACCAGAATGGGATGTGGGGAGAATGTATGTCTGCTGCCCTCAATCGGCCATGTGGCAGTCAATTCTTTTACTGTTTcaataaaaaatga